Proteins encoded together in one Lysinibacillus sp. FSL K6-0232 window:
- a CDS encoding AraC family transcriptional regulator, with the protein MDYFARIQNAIEYIEAHLEERLLITDIAAQTYFSAFHFQRLFQAITGFSVQQYIRNRRLSEAATLLVTTSNNILDISLNFQYSSQEAFTRAFVQYFKLTPAKYRKQANSIPLQAKINFLDYKMEGELPMQKPTIVQLPKKRITGYEYKTTLQDEQYYQEIPGFYLDFGQRQYYAQLSHKAAPNMAYGISTNFQDNGQFSFVVGEEVHTFEEYLASGFINLEIPAGQYAVFTLNGTAEGIQNTRRYIYGVWLPNSNYERDTGPDFEITDVMQSIYPHAMKMNIYIPIKEEHL; encoded by the coding sequence ATGGATTATTTTGCAAGAATTCAAAATGCCATAGAATATATTGAAGCACATTTGGAGGAGCGATTACTGATAACGGATATTGCTGCACAAACTTATTTTTCCGCCTTTCATTTTCAGCGGCTTTTTCAGGCAATTACCGGCTTTTCTGTGCAGCAGTATATTCGCAACCGAAGGCTATCAGAAGCGGCAACCCTACTAGTCACAACCTCCAACAATATTTTGGATATTTCCTTGAACTTCCAATATAGCTCTCAAGAGGCATTTACGCGGGCATTTGTTCAATATTTCAAGCTAACACCTGCAAAATACCGAAAACAAGCAAACTCCATACCGCTTCAAGCCAAAATAAACTTTTTGGACTATAAAATGGAGGGAGAGCTTCCAATGCAGAAGCCAACAATTGTACAGTTACCGAAAAAACGAATTACAGGCTATGAATACAAAACAACCTTGCAAGATGAGCAGTATTATCAAGAAATTCCAGGCTTTTATTTAGATTTTGGACAAAGGCAATATTATGCACAGCTTTCGCATAAAGCTGCGCCTAATATGGCGTATGGCATTTCTACAAATTTTCAGGACAACGGGCAATTTTCTTTTGTTGTAGGCGAGGAGGTTCATACATTTGAGGAATATTTAGCATCAGGCTTTATCAATCTTGAAATTCCCGCTGGTCAATATGCTGTATTTACATTGAACGGCACTGCAGAGGGCATTCAAAATACAAGACGCTATATTTACGGCGTGTGGCTACCTAATTCTAATTATGAGCGTGATACAGGCCCTGATTTTGAAATAACCGATGTCATGCAGTCCATTTATCCACATGCCATGAAAATGAACATTTATATCCCTATTAAGGAGGAGCATTTATGA
- a CDS encoding GNAT family N-acetyltransferase gives MNIEKVFQQFPTLSSANLELKKIEDAHIEELFAIYDNDNVFEFCGIIPKHNRQTVQKMIGHFERDYQKKSRIKWGIFEKSQQEKLVGIIEAMDFQQKINMVTIGYYLAEDAWGKGIATEAVATIVKFLLEEVQINRIQAEVMPLNEASKKVLVKNGFLKEGLLRQAAIWSGKGVIDLEIYGLLVEDYQ, from the coding sequence ATGAACATAGAAAAAGTATTTCAGCAATTCCCTACCCTAAGCTCAGCAAACCTTGAACTAAAAAAAATCGAAGATGCTCATATTGAGGAACTATTTGCTATTTATGATAATGACAACGTTTTTGAATTTTGTGGCATTATCCCAAAGCATAATCGCCAAACCGTACAAAAAATGATTGGACATTTTGAACGAGACTACCAGAAAAAAAGCAGAATCAAATGGGGCATTTTTGAAAAATCCCAACAAGAAAAATTAGTTGGGATTATTGAAGCAATGGACTTTCAGCAAAAGATCAATATGGTGACAATTGGTTACTATTTAGCGGAGGATGCTTGGGGAAAAGGCATTGCAACTGAGGCAGTAGCAACCATTGTCAAGTTTTTATTGGAGGAAGTCCAGATTAATCGCATTCAGGCGGAGGTGATGCCGTTAAATGAAGCATCTAAAAAGGTTCTTGTAAAAAATGGCTTTTTAAAAGAGGGACTATTGCGCCAAGCAGCTATTTGGTCAGGCAAAGGTGTTATTGACTTAGAAATATATGGTTTATTAGTGGAAGATTATCAATAG
- a CDS encoding bile acid:sodium symporter family protein, with the protein MNLLIKISQFASKTFAIWVLVFAAFAFFLPEQFTWIAPYISILLGIIMFGMGMTISAEDFKEVGKHPLKVLIGVLSQFMVMPFLAFALAKGLRLEPEIAIGVILVGCCPGGTASNVMTFLAKGNIALSVAITSVSTLLAPIVTPALIYLLASEWMEVSAKDMFISVIQIVLIPIILGFIVQIFLKEQVKKSADLMPLVSVFAIVLIVAAVVSTSKDRIMESGLLIFGVVILHNGLGYLLGFLIGKMFKLTYQDQKAMAIEVGMQNSGLGAALASAHFSPLAAVPSAIFSFWHNISGALLATYWARKADRM; encoded by the coding sequence TTGAATTTATTAATTAAAATTAGTCAGTTTGCTAGCAAAACCTTTGCTATATGGGTATTGGTGTTTGCAGCATTTGCATTTTTCCTTCCCGAACAATTTACATGGATTGCACCATATATTTCAATTTTACTGGGCATCATTATGTTTGGGATGGGAATGACAATTTCAGCGGAGGATTTTAAAGAGGTTGGAAAACATCCGTTGAAAGTCTTGATTGGTGTGTTATCTCAGTTTATGGTCATGCCATTTCTTGCCTTTGCTTTAGCAAAAGGCTTGCGACTAGAACCAGAAATTGCAATTGGTGTTATTTTAGTTGGCTGCTGTCCGGGCGGCACTGCATCAAATGTTATGACATTTTTAGCAAAAGGAAATATTGCGCTGTCGGTGGCAATCACATCTGTATCTACCCTACTTGCACCCATTGTAACACCAGCGCTTATTTATTTGCTTGCAAGTGAGTGGATGGAAGTGTCTGCGAAAGATATGTTTATATCCGTTATCCAAATTGTCCTTATTCCCATTATTTTAGGATTCATTGTGCAAATATTCTTAAAAGAACAGGTAAAGAAAAGTGCAGATTTAATGCCACTTGTTTCCGTTTTTGCGATTGTACTAATTGTTGCAGCAGTTGTTTCAACAAGTAAAGATCGAATTATGGAATCTGGGCTATTAATTTTTGGTGTTGTTATTTTACATAATGGTCTTGGTTATTTACTAGGCTTTTTAATTGGTAAAATGTTTAAGCTAACCTATCAGGATCAAAAAGCAATGGCAATCGAAGTTGGGATGCAAAATTCAGGGCTTGGTGCTGCTTTGGCTTCGGCACATTTCAGTCCATTGGCAGCTGTACCAAGTGCGATTTTCAGCTTCTGGCATAATATTTCAGGCGCATTACTTGCCACATATTGGGCACGCAAGGCGGACCGTATGTAA
- a CDS encoding LysR family transcriptional regulator: MDIKQLHYFMAVSEQLNFSKAAEKLHISQPSLSNAIKKLEQEIGSPLLERNTRNLQLTEAGALLFERAKVIIENMEVLKIEMDEVIVHGAGELTIGVMESIKHWLPKVIAHYKKEYPEMMIHLVDILGSKRVKKSLKSYQTHVIITNQLMDDPELEVKLLYRERLVAVLPLTHPLATKEEITISDISAEPFIISTEGFQTREDILQAFAQAGETINMQFEIERFETAVSLVRENLGVTILPENYLEGPTAKTIVKKEMKETNLSRDVYLVYLKNRHLPVAIRQLLEDILRYFQ, translated from the coding sequence ATGGATATTAAACAATTACACTATTTTATGGCTGTTTCAGAGCAGTTGAATTTCTCAAAAGCGGCAGAAAAATTGCATATTTCTCAGCCATCCTTAAGCAATGCGATTAAAAAGCTTGAGCAGGAGATTGGCTCGCCCTTATTGGAGCGAAATACGAGAAATTTGCAGTTAACGGAGGCAGGAGCACTATTATTTGAGCGTGCAAAGGTCATTATCGAAAATATGGAAGTGTTAAAAATTGAAATGGATGAAGTGATTGTACATGGTGCGGGGGAACTTACGATTGGTGTGATGGAATCCATTAAGCATTGGCTGCCTAAGGTGATTGCTCACTATAAAAAGGAATATCCAGAAATGATGATTCATTTAGTTGATATTTTAGGCAGCAAGCGTGTGAAAAAATCATTAAAAAGCTATCAAACACATGTTATTATTACGAATCAGTTAATGGATGATCCAGAGCTGGAAGTGAAATTGCTATACCGCGAACGATTGGTGGCGGTTTTACCATTAACGCATCCATTAGCAACAAAAGAGGAGATAACGATTTCGGATATTAGTGCGGAACCTTTTATTATTAGCACAGAAGGCTTTCAAACGAGAGAGGATATTTTACAGGCATTTGCACAGGCTGGAGAAACCATCAATATGCAATTTGAAATTGAACGATTTGAAACAGCTGTTTCTCTTGTACGGGAAAATTTAGGGGTGACCATCTTGCCTGAAAATTACTTAGAAGGCCCAACTGCTAAGACCATTGTGAAAAAAGAAATGAAGGAAACCAATTTAAGTCGAGATGTTTATTTAGTGTACTTAAAAAATCGCCATTTACCAGTTGCGATCCGACAATTATTGGAAGATATTTTGCGATATTTTCAATAA
- the hutG gene encoding formimidoylglutamase: MYIMTDAKHWQGRIDSTTNTSSFRFHQKVKRVAINDIATATTKSAALVGFLCDEGVRRNQGRTGSANGPNALREALASLPWTFDGQQQILDVGNILCLNHALEEAQRELGEVVSTALQKDLACVVLGGGHETLYGHYLGVRAALPKEAKIGIINIDAHFDLRPYDEQPSSGTMFRQILEQDSYADYFVVGIQRYGNTKALFQKADELQVTYILEDEITDQQRLLDDMQHYMDQHDYVLLTLCMDVLNAAFAPGVSAPSPFGLDPATVRAIIQKVTAHPHTHSFDISEVNPSLDENGRTVKLGAYFAYEALNNLLGGQGT; encoded by the coding sequence ATGTACATCATGACAGACGCAAAACATTGGCAAGGTCGTATCGATTCCACAACGAATACAAGCAGCTTTCGCTTCCATCAAAAGGTGAAAAGAGTAGCTATTAATGATATTGCTACTGCGACGACGAAAAGTGCTGCACTTGTTGGCTTTCTTTGCGATGAGGGTGTTCGTCGCAATCAAGGGCGCACAGGGTCAGCGAATGGGCCAAATGCATTGCGTGAGGCATTAGCAAGCTTGCCGTGGACATTTGATGGTCAGCAGCAAATCCTTGATGTTGGCAATATACTTTGTCTTAATCACGCGCTAGAGGAGGCACAACGCGAGCTTGGTGAAGTTGTGAGCACAGCACTACAAAAAGATTTAGCATGCGTAGTGTTAGGTGGTGGCCATGAAACATTATATGGCCATTATTTAGGCGTTCGCGCTGCATTACCAAAAGAGGCTAAAATCGGCATCATTAATATCGATGCACATTTTGATTTACGTCCCTATGATGAACAGCCTTCATCGGGTACTATGTTCCGCCAAATTTTAGAGCAGGACTCATATGCGGATTATTTTGTTGTGGGCATTCAGCGCTACGGCAATACAAAAGCCTTGTTCCAAAAAGCAGATGAATTACAGGTCACATATATTTTAGAAGATGAAATAACTGACCAGCAACGATTACTAGATGATATGCAGCACTATATGGATCAGCATGATTATGTGCTTTTAACCTTATGCATGGATGTGCTAAATGCGGCATTTGCACCAGGTGTTAGCGCCCCTTCTCCATTCGGGCTTGACCCAGCAACTGTACGTGCCATTATCCAAAAAGTAACAGCACATCCCCATACACATTCTTTTGATATTAGCGAGGTCAATCCATCACTAGATGAAAATGGGCGAACGGTTAAATTAGGGGCTTATTTTGCCTATGAGGCGCTAAACAACTTACTTGGGGGGCAAGGCACATGA
- the gltS gene encoding sodium/glutamate symporter: protein MIEINQITTVFLAVALFVLGGFLVNKIGLLKRFCIPAPVVGGLLFAALATLLKTTGAVEISLDTSLQSLFMITFFTTIGLGASFKLVKLGGKLLIIYWLACGFLALMQNVIGVSLASLMGIHPLIGMMAGAVSMEGGHGAAAAFGQTLEDLGISSAMTIGAAAATCGLVAGGLIGGPIVKYLVGKYNLTPDEQEAEEVEFDNKHEQITTDSFFLQVLLITFSMAVGTYIGALFSEATGFVLPGYVGAMFVAVFVRNIMDKVKPEAINMKSISLIGDVTLGIFLSMALMSIKLWEIADLALPLFIIVFVQVLFIVVFCIFVLFKLLGKNYDAAVMVAGFAGHGLGATPNAMANMSAVVQRFGPSKKAFLVVPIVGAFLIDVFGIPIIITTINLFK, encoded by the coding sequence ATGATTGAAATCAATCAAATTACAACGGTGTTTCTAGCCGTTGCACTTTTTGTATTAGGCGGTTTTCTTGTTAATAAAATTGGGCTTTTAAAACGCTTTTGCATTCCAGCACCAGTTGTCGGAGGTCTACTATTTGCGGCACTCGCTACACTTTTAAAAACAACAGGTGCTGTAGAAATATCGCTTGATACTTCCCTACAAAGCCTATTTATGATTACATTTTTTACAACAATTGGCTTAGGGGCAAGCTTTAAACTTGTGAAACTAGGCGGAAAATTACTGATTATTTACTGGCTAGCATGTGGGTTCCTAGCTTTAATGCAAAACGTTATCGGTGTATCGCTTGCATCGCTTATGGGCATTCATCCTTTAATCGGAATGATGGCGGGTGCTGTTTCCATGGAGGGTGGTCATGGCGCGGCAGCTGCATTTGGACAAACCTTAGAGGATTTAGGGATTTCCTCAGCGATGACAATTGGCGCAGCGGCAGCAACTTGTGGCTTAGTTGCAGGGGGCTTAATTGGTGGTCCAATTGTCAAATATCTCGTTGGCAAATATAATTTAACACCCGATGAGCAAGAAGCAGAGGAAGTTGAATTTGACAATAAGCATGAACAAATTACAACGGATTCATTCTTTCTACAAGTATTATTGATTACATTTTCTATGGCTGTTGGCACGTATATTGGCGCATTGTTTTCAGAAGCAACAGGCTTTGTACTGCCAGGCTATGTAGGTGCTATGTTTGTCGCCGTATTTGTGCGCAATATTATGGATAAAGTCAAACCTGAAGCCATTAATATGAAAAGTATTTCATTAATTGGGGATGTGACATTAGGCATCTTCCTATCAATGGCACTAATGAGTATTAAATTATGGGAAATTGCTGATTTAGCATTGCCATTATTTATTATCGTCTTTGTACAGGTACTCTTTATTGTTGTTTTTTGTATTTTTGTATTATTTAAGCTGCTTGGTAAAAATTACGATGCAGCCGTTATGGTAGCAGGCTTTGCTGGGCATGGCTTAGGGGCAACACCAAATGCAATGGCTAATATGTCCGCCGTTGTCCAACGATTTGGCCCTTCTAAAAAGGCTTTTCTTGTCGTACCTATTGTAGGCGCATTTTTAATTGATGTTTTCGGTATTCCGATTATTATTACAACGATTAATCTATTTAAATAA
- a CDS encoding polysaccharide deacetylase family protein, producing MKKLLPYMLFLIAIIGFMTGQQSAGAEGSVVIHKVIQDTVILEEPSASSTELAELAKNSFVTVTKASKGWAYIQTLGQEGYVKSDVLAKVKPKGYLLAAKGGTTLFTAPSQHAQKIGHLYEGRILFVYGTAPGGWSFVQYGEDVGYIATNTLKKPTAIKQQINAKDGAVLRLTASPSGEILGTLANKTIVQSYTTLAGWTYVEAGEQQGYIKAAELTDILNRQVYNKGKPVAKGESKRVALTFDDGPSAKVTPQILAILKKYNAKATFFMIGQNVASHQAVVQQVYQDGHEIGNHTWNHQNLVSLPMVAVKQQVAQTSNAIYAAIGQYPTVFRPPYGATNEQVRSIMTIPSILWSIDTLDWKHHNPDKILAYVRANVQDGSIILMHDIHQTTANGLENVLLYLQKQGYEFVTVSEILQ from the coding sequence ATGAAGAAACTTTTACCTTATATGTTATTTTTAATAGCGATAATCGGCTTTATGACAGGGCAGCAATCAGCAGGCGCTGAAGGATCAGTGGTCATTCACAAGGTTATACAGGATACGGTAATCTTGGAGGAGCCTTCTGCCAGTAGCACAGAGCTTGCTGAGCTAGCAAAAAACAGCTTTGTAACGGTGACGAAAGCAAGCAAAGGCTGGGCATATATTCAAACGCTAGGGCAGGAGGGCTATGTAAAATCTGATGTATTGGCTAAGGTGAAGCCTAAGGGGTATTTACTGGCAGCAAAAGGTGGCACAACTTTATTTACAGCACCAAGTCAGCATGCACAAAAGATAGGGCATCTCTATGAGGGGCGTATCCTTTTTGTTTATGGCACAGCACCCGGTGGCTGGTCTTTTGTTCAGTATGGTGAGGATGTAGGGTATATTGCGACAAATACGCTCAAAAAGCCTACTGCCATTAAACAACAGATAAATGCTAAAGATGGTGCTGTTCTACGTTTAACAGCTAGCCCAAGTGGGGAAATACTCGGCACACTTGCCAACAAAACAATTGTTCAATCGTATACAACACTTGCAGGCTGGACGTATGTTGAGGCAGGGGAACAACAAGGTTATATAAAAGCGGCTGAATTAACAGATATACTTAATCGTCAAGTTTATAATAAAGGAAAGCCTGTAGCAAAAGGTGAGTCAAAGCGTGTTGCATTAACATTTGATGACGGTCCAAGTGCGAAGGTAACGCCACAAATTTTAGCTATCTTAAAGAAATATAATGCCAAGGCAACATTTTTTATGATTGGTCAAAATGTTGCTAGCCATCAAGCAGTTGTGCAGCAAGTCTATCAGGATGGTCATGAAATTGGTAATCATACATGGAACCACCAAAATTTAGTAAGTCTTCCAATGGTAGCTGTTAAACAGCAAGTTGCACAAACAAGTAATGCGATTTATGCAGCGATTGGGCAATATCCAACGGTTTTCCGCCCACCATACGGTGCAACAAATGAGCAAGTTCGTTCCATTATGACCATTCCTTCGATTTTATGGTCGATTGATACATTGGACTGGAAGCATCATAACCCAGATAAAATATTAGCGTATGTGAGAGCAAATGTACAAGATGGCAGCATTATTTTAATGCATGATATCCATCAAACAACGGCGAATGGTCTTGAAAATGTGCTGCTTTATTTACAAAAACAAGGCTATGAATTTGTCACAGTTAGTGAGATTTTACAATAA
- a CDS encoding D-alanyl-D-alanine carboxypeptidase family protein, with protein sequence MKKFILFCCLCVGIFMFYHTNKTQELNYFEIPSLHSQNALLLNGQDKVLYEKNADAIIYPASLTKIMTAIVAIEKAEDLQAQTIVDAQTISTFTAQNASMAGFHAGDFVTIEDLLYGTLLASGADATGTLAEALAGSEEEFVVWMNQKAHELGMTDTHFVNASGLHHEAHQSSVRDISKLLRYALENPIFYQIFTSKSYTTYVPNKLVIASSLYTKMAGVEDTIIGGKTGYTPEAGLCLASLIEKEGQQFLLITTNASGHTRAPMHIEDALTVAEKL encoded by the coding sequence GTGAAAAAATTTATCTTATTTTGCTGTCTTTGTGTAGGAATATTTATGTTTTATCATACAAACAAAACACAGGAGCTAAATTATTTTGAAATTCCATCATTACATAGTCAAAATGCTTTATTACTGAATGGGCAAGACAAGGTGCTGTATGAAAAGAATGCGGATGCAATAATCTACCCTGCTTCTTTAACCAAAATAATGACGGCCATTGTTGCCATTGAAAAGGCGGAGGATTTACAAGCACAAACGATTGTAGATGCGCAAACGATTTCAACATTTACAGCCCAAAATGCCTCAATGGCAGGCTTTCATGCAGGTGACTTTGTCACAATTGAAGATTTATTATATGGTACATTGCTTGCCTCAGGTGCGGATGCAACTGGGACACTTGCGGAGGCTCTTGCAGGTAGTGAGGAAGAATTTGTAGTATGGATGAATCAGAAGGCACATGAACTAGGTATGACAGATACGCATTTTGTTAATGCTAGTGGACTTCATCATGAAGCACATCAATCAAGTGTACGAGATATTAGTAAGCTTTTACGCTATGCTTTGGAAAATCCCATATTTTATCAAATATTTACTTCAAAAAGTTATACAACCTATGTCCCAAATAAGCTCGTTATCGCAAGCTCCTTATATACAAAGATGGCTGGTGTGGAGGATACTATCATTGGAGGAAAAACAGGCTATACACCTGAAGCAGGGTTATGTTTAGCATCATTGATTGAAAAAGAGGGACAGCAGTTTTTATTAATTACTACAAATGCATCAGGGCACACACGGGCACCTATGCATATTGAAGATGCTTTAACCGTTGCAGAGAAATTATAA
- a CDS encoding AAA family ATPase, producing the protein MTHNHEEKELFYPDGKIMYRGGVKKNDFGHDIYDGKGTLFDQEGAVLFEGEFVNHMKQGNGIMYLKGQIIYQGEFIQNKKQGNGILYKDGMVYYEGHFRNDLMDGYGILYYEEDVIAPYQALRAQYPHLNQPQYEGDFVHGMKKGKGKQYYPNGFLQYEGEFIWHHMQGAGKLYYPAESPTAEELARGMTTLQYEGHFFEDMKHGKGKIYARDGILEAEGQFKEDAMTGQGTLYYPNGQASYIGELVDGQKHGRGDYFNEDGKIIYSGEFINDERLRITPEVEREIEKLQQQLDRLVGLPNAKKELHNLINFIKIQSMRVDHGLTSFPITYHLVFSGNPGTGKTTVARIIGQIYKHLGVLSSGHFVETDRAGLVAGYVGQTALKVQEVVNKAKGGVLFIDEAYSLVNDKQDAFGKEAIDSLLKAMEDLRDDLVVIVAGYTELIEEFLQSNPGFKSRFNHFVQFDNFSTDELYDIFAMLCQGNDYQFGDAFAQHMKAQLHQIPIEDIPNFSNGRYIRNLFEKLVTIQSNRLIQQPKLTKEQLMTFEEQDILQGIAENLFDSTF; encoded by the coding sequence ATGACACATAATCACGAAGAAAAAGAACTATTTTATCCAGATGGCAAAATTATGTACAGAGGTGGCGTTAAGAAAAATGATTTTGGCCATGATATTTATGATGGTAAGGGTACATTATTTGACCAAGAAGGCGCAGTGCTATTTGAGGGCGAATTTGTCAACCATATGAAGCAAGGCAATGGCATTATGTATTTAAAAGGGCAAATTATCTATCAAGGTGAATTTATCCAAAATAAAAAACAAGGCAATGGTATTTTATATAAAGATGGAATGGTCTACTACGAGGGGCATTTTCGTAATGACTTAATGGACGGCTATGGCATTTTATATTATGAAGAGGATGTGATTGCGCCTTATCAAGCATTGCGCGCGCAATATCCTCATTTGAATCAGCCACAGTATGAGGGTGATTTTGTTCATGGCATGAAAAAAGGGAAGGGTAAGCAATATTATCCAAACGGCTTTTTACAATATGAAGGTGAGTTTATTTGGCATCACATGCAGGGTGCTGGTAAACTATATTATCCTGCAGAATCGCCAACAGCCGAAGAGCTAGCACGTGGTATGACAACTTTACAATACGAAGGTCATTTCTTTGAGGATATGAAGCATGGTAAAGGAAAAATTTATGCTAGAGATGGCATTTTAGAAGCAGAGGGCCAATTTAAAGAGGATGCTATGACAGGTCAAGGAACGCTTTATTATCCAAATGGACAGGCTTCTTATATTGGCGAGCTTGTCGATGGACAAAAGCATGGTCGAGGCGATTATTTTAACGAGGACGGTAAAATCATTTACAGTGGTGAATTTATTAACGATGAACGCTTGCGTATTACGCCTGAGGTTGAACGAGAGATTGAGAAGCTTCAGCAGCAGCTTGATCGTCTTGTTGGGCTGCCAAATGCGAAGAAGGAATTACATAATTTAATTAATTTCATTAAAATCCAAAGCATGCGTGTCGATCACGGCTTAACAAGCTTTCCGATTACGTATCACCTTGTATTCTCTGGTAATCCAGGCACAGGTAAAACAACGGTAGCACGTATTATTGGGCAAATTTATAAGCATCTTGGTGTTTTATCTAGTGGACATTTTGTGGAAACGGATCGTGCAGGGCTAGTCGCAGGGTACGTTGGACAAACAGCGCTAAAGGTGCAGGAAGTGGTTAATAAAGCGAAGGGTGGCGTGCTGTTTATTGATGAAGCCTATTCATTGGTCAATGATAAACAGGATGCATTTGGCAAGGAAGCGATTGATAGTTTATTAAAGGCAATGGAGGATTTACGGGATGATTTAGTCGTTATTGTGGCAGGCTATACGGAGCTAATAGAGGAATTTTTACAATCTAACCCTGGCTTTAAATCACGCTTTAATCATTTTGTCCAGTTTGATAATTTTAGTACGGATGAGCTGTATGATATTTTTGCCATGCTTTGTCAGGGGAATGATTACCAGTTTGGTGATGCCTTTGCACAGCATATGAAGGCACAGCTCCATCAAATACCTATTGAAGATATACCAAATTTCTCTAATGGTCGCTATATTCGTAACTTGTTTGAAAAGCTAGTGACAATTCAATCCAATAGACTGATTCAGCAGCCAAAGCTTACAAAGGAACAGCTAATGACCTTTGAGGAGCAGGATATTCTACAGGGCATAGCCGAAAATTTATTTGATAGCACCTTTTAA
- a CDS encoding YbjQ family protein, with the protein MLLATSDSVAGREIIETLGLVKGNSVQSRNIGRDMIAGLRNIVGGEMKEYAEMLVRSREIATEAMEEEAKQLGANAIVGVRYATSSVMDGTSEVLVYGTAVKLK; encoded by the coding sequence ATGTTACTAGCAACATCAGATAGTGTAGCAGGACGAGAAATTATCGAAACACTTGGTTTAGTCAAGGGCAATTCTGTGCAATCCAGAAATATTGGGCGTGATATGATAGCAGGTCTTCGTAATATTGTTGGAGGTGAAATGAAGGAATATGCCGAAATGCTTGTACGTTCACGTGAAATTGCCACAGAAGCAATGGAGGAAGAAGCCAAGCAACTAGGGGCAAATGCGATTGTAGGCGTACGCTATGCAACTTCTTCTGTAATGGATGGTACATCAGAGGTGCTTGTCTACGGCACAGCTGTTAAATTAAAGTAA
- a CDS encoding nucleoside 2-deoxyribosyltransferase — MKAYLANGLFSLGDRFVNEQLAAAIRKAVPDIELYVPQENDAINDKSAYADSQAIAEADLAMLQGSDLLIAVLDGVEIDSGVAAEIGAFAMLNRPIVGLLTDVRQQGRDNMQKIEALVRDGLENQFVYRNLFVVGLIKRTGIITASIEEAVEAVQHYSNREE, encoded by the coding sequence ATGAAGGCATACTTAGCAAATGGATTATTTTCTTTAGGAGATCGTTTTGTAAATGAGCAGCTAGCAGCAGCTATTCGCAAGGCTGTACCAGATATTGAGCTATACGTCCCGCAGGAGAACGATGCGATCAACGATAAATCTGCCTATGCGGATAGCCAAGCCATTGCAGAGGCGGATTTAGCAATGCTACAAGGCAGTGATTTATTAATTGCTGTATTAGACGGTGTGGAAATTGATTCGGGAGTGGCCGCCGAAATCGGTGCATTTGCAATGCTAAATCGTCCCATTGTTGGCTTACTAACAGATGTTCGTCAGCAAGGGCGCGATAATATGCAAAAAATAGAGGCACTTGTACGAGATGGACTGGAAAATCAGTTTGTCTACCGTAATTTATTTGTAGTAGGTTTAATTAAACGTACAGGCATTATTACAGCCTCGATTGAAGAAGCGGTGGAGGCTGTACAACACTATAGCAATAGGGAGGAATAA
- a CDS encoding GNAT family N-acetyltransferase has translation MLAVENNELIGFKLGYPHPDGVFYSWLGGVRDTKRGQGIASQLMIAQHKHMKALGFQKVRTYGRNTYKAMLIVNLKHGFDIVSTFIDDKGRHKIIFEKLVE, from the coding sequence ATGCTGGCAGTGGAGAATAACGAGCTTATTGGCTTTAAGTTAGGCTACCCACATCCTGATGGCGTGTTTTATAGCTGGCTAGGCGGTGTTCGAGATACCAAAAGAGGACAGGGAATAGCCAGTCAATTAATGATCGCACAGCATAAGCATATGAAGGCATTAGGCTTTCAGAAGGTGCGTACATACGGCAGAAATACATACAAAGCAATGCTAATTGTCAATCTTAAGCATGGCTTTGATATTGTATCAACCTTTATAGATGACAAGGGCAGACATAAAATTATTTTTGAAAAATTAGTGGAATAG